One genomic region from Roseinatronobacter sp. S2 encodes:
- a CDS encoding four-carbon acid sugar kinase family protein: MRLLLISDDLTGALDSAVAFVQRGLSVICALDESAIPAAVAQDPDVLAVSLNSREITENQMKIRLSGVFDTLQDLPKWRDAVLFKKIDSRLKGHLRAEMSMLSFARPCVVVCPAVPRLGRVVKDGYLQGTGVSAPIDIAEKLGLDRSHVIDAQNADDLNAALRNSDPSSTLFVGAAGLAEALACRLHPTGKSGTLKPFAGSSIFAIGSRDPVTLDQLTSLSATAAPNGAVPAIPSAHLAVVQMTEGAAPVAPEIAGAEFARGIAQFIKLHQPANLLACGGETAAAILRQLGARLLRVDAELQAGVPVSRLLDGYPGLRLISKSGGFGGPDTLAEIADMFRLPATNS, encoded by the coding sequence ATGCGGCTACTCTTGATTTCGGACGATCTGACAGGTGCGCTTGATAGTGCCGTCGCGTTTGTTCAGCGTGGCCTTTCCGTCATATGTGCGCTTGATGAAAGCGCCATTCCTGCCGCTGTTGCGCAAGATCCGGATGTGCTTGCCGTATCCCTAAACAGCCGTGAAATAACTGAAAACCAAATGAAAATTCGCCTATCCGGCGTGTTTGACACTCTTCAAGATTTACCGAAGTGGCGCGATGCAGTCCTGTTCAAGAAAATTGACAGCCGCCTGAAAGGGCATCTGCGGGCGGAAATGTCCATGCTGTCCTTTGCGCGCCCCTGCGTAGTGGTCTGCCCTGCTGTTCCGCGTCTGGGCCGGGTTGTAAAGGACGGCTATCTGCAAGGGACCGGTGTAAGCGCCCCGATTGATATCGCCGAAAAACTTGGGCTGGACAGAAGCCATGTGATCGACGCGCAAAATGCAGATGATCTGAATGCCGCTTTGCGCAATTCTGATCCTTCATCCACCTTGTTTGTCGGTGCTGCGGGTCTGGCCGAAGCGTTGGCGTGCAGGCTGCACCCGACTGGTAAGTCTGGCACACTGAAACCGTTTGCGGGGTCGTCGATTTTCGCAATCGGGTCGCGTGATCCTGTTACACTGGATCAGTTGACATCCTTAAGTGCTACAGCCGCACCAAACGGGGCAGTGCCTGCCATACCGTCTGCCCACTTGGCGGTCGTTCAAATGACCGAAGGTGCCGCGCCTGTTGCGCCAGAGATCGCAGGCGCGGAGTTCGCGCGCGGAATTGCGCAATTCATAAAGCTGCATCAGCCTGCAAATTTGCTGGCATGTGGCGGGGAAACTGCTGCTGCCATTTTGCGCCAGCTTGGTGCACGACTTTTACGGGTTGATGCGGAATTGCAGGCGGGTGTGCCGGTATCGCGGTTGTTGGACGGGTATCCGGGCCTGCGTTTGATTTCGAAGTCGGGTGGATTTGGCGGGCCGGACACGCTTGCGGAAATCGCCGATATGTTTAGGCTGCCAGCCACAAACTCTTGA
- a CDS encoding polysaccharide biosynthesis tyrosine autokinase, which produces MESPDIDLKEIIGILRRQVRLIALSFVVVLVPVIIYLALATPMYRATALIAIDAGESNLLDPREAQSSQSAILNSRVDGEVEVLRADSTILAVVEKGDLVRDPEFGASLGLREKIAIALGLEGATDRLRRAVGLRTAPPRSGEALVRSTIGKMRSSVEVRRRGLTYLISVGVTSADPQRAADLANLYVDTYIERQVINKTDSIMAARDVLQRQTENARLNLTRIEDSLNSFIDDNLARLEAYSNDPSVSRIRRELESAQSSRTTNLAALEASEDAAARSDWMTVAATLEDTAIEQLARERESLLNRLSGETAGSQAEVDLRAALDSIEQNLTQSLAEVQDTVETQLASIAQNEAEAREQLRDALLRTDMSSEVISDLFNLQQNATIAREQYQRLLSRVQDLNALANVQISDARVVSEALPPTSAASPNKRLIISATLVIAIGLGIGIALLNEYYIGGITSLAQLGNLSAARAVGAIPDTSPNGDVQLLGNQILDAPLSQYAESFRKLRLALDTNLNQSRAERMQGGEVKTPGTVILVSSALPGEGKSTSAIALARTYAASGKRTLLIDCDLRKPSIAHYLDANQEHGLIDYLDPDSTHKQLEPFADVLKNLIIVPAGHRSTKPTDQLINSELFLTMISTVREEFDIVILDSPPVLPVVDSRYLAQVADIIVMIVRFANTTQSEFREAATQLAEVAQPGVRLLGALNRNAGNTSRRYYESGYAGYYGEEKA; this is translated from the coding sequence GTGGAGTCACCTGATATTGATCTGAAGGAAATCATAGGCATTCTGCGTCGTCAGGTCCGGCTTATTGCTTTATCCTTTGTTGTCGTGCTGGTGCCGGTGATCATTTACCTGGCACTCGCAACTCCGATGTATCGTGCCACCGCGCTTATTGCGATTGATGCTGGTGAGTCCAATCTGCTGGACCCGCGCGAAGCGCAAAGCAGTCAAAGCGCTATCCTTAACTCTCGTGTCGATGGCGAGGTAGAGGTTCTGCGCGCTGATTCAACCATTTTGGCTGTCGTGGAAAAAGGTGATCTGGTGCGCGACCCTGAATTCGGGGCAAGTTTGGGGCTTCGTGAAAAGATCGCCATCGCCCTTGGTCTGGAAGGCGCAACTGACCGCCTGCGCCGCGCCGTCGGTCTGCGCACTGCGCCGCCCCGCTCTGGTGAGGCACTGGTCAGAAGCACAATCGGCAAAATGCGATCCTCGGTCGAGGTGCGCAGGCGTGGCCTGACATATCTGATTTCCGTAGGCGTGACTTCGGCTGATCCGCAACGCGCGGCCGACTTGGCTAATCTGTATGTGGATACATACATCGAGCGTCAGGTCATCAACAAGACCGACTCGATCATGGCGGCGCGGGACGTTTTGCAAAGGCAGACGGAGAACGCGCGCTTGAACCTGACCAGAATAGAGGATTCGCTGAATTCCTTTATCGATGACAACCTCGCGCGGCTGGAAGCTTACAGCAACGACCCCTCTGTCAGCCGGATCAGGCGCGAGCTGGAATCTGCACAATCTTCGCGCACCACCAATCTTGCTGCGCTTGAAGCATCGGAAGACGCGGCAGCACGCAGTGACTGGATGACCGTGGCCGCAACGCTGGAAGATACCGCGATAGAGCAATTGGCGCGCGAACGGGAAAGCCTGCTTAACCGGCTGAGTGGCGAGACAGCAGGTTCGCAGGCAGAGGTCGATCTTCGTGCGGCCCTCGACTCGATTGAACAGAACCTGACCCAGTCACTGGCCGAAGTCCAGGACACAGTCGAGACGCAGCTTGCGTCCATCGCGCAAAACGAAGCCGAGGCCCGAGAGCAGTTGCGCGATGCCTTGTTGCGCACTGATATGTCTTCGGAGGTCATTTCTGACCTTTTCAACCTGCAACAAAACGCCACGATTGCCCGTGAACAATATCAACGTTTGCTGTCGCGCGTTCAGGATCTGAATGCACTGGCCAATGTCCAGATTTCAGATGCGCGGGTCGTCTCGGAAGCGCTTCCCCCAACATCGGCCGCATCACCGAACAAGCGGCTGATCATTTCTGCGACTTTGGTTATTGCTATCGGCCTTGGGATCGGAATTGCACTGTTGAATGAATACTATATCGGCGGCATCACGTCACTGGCGCAACTTGGCAATCTAAGTGCGGCGCGTGCCGTGGGCGCAATTCCCGACACATCGCCCAACGGAGATGTGCAACTTTTGGGCAATCAGATTCTTGATGCGCCGCTATCACAGTATGCCGAGAGTTTCCGGAAATTGCGACTCGCGTTGGATACCAACCTGAATCAAAGTCGTGCCGAACGCATGCAGGGTGGCGAAGTGAAAACGCCGGGAACTGTGATCCTCGTATCCTCCGCCCTGCCGGGCGAAGGCAAGTCAACCTCGGCCATTGCCTTGGCGCGAACCTATGCAGCATCCGGTAAACGCACCTTGTTGATTGACTGCGACCTGCGCAAACCATCGATTGCGCATTACCTTGACGCCAATCAGGAACACGGTCTGATCGACTATCTGGACCCCGATAGCACGCACAAGCAACTGGAACCGTTTGCCGATGTCCTGAAGAACCTGATTATTGTGCCCGCAGGCCATCGCAGCACCAAGCCAACGGATCAGTTGATTAATTCAGAACTGTTTCTGACTATGATTTCGACAGTCCGCGAAGAATTCGACATCGTGATTCTGGACAGTCCTCCGGTTCTGCCGGTGGTAGATAGCCGGTATCTGGCCCAGGTCGCTGATATCATTGTGATGATCGTGCGATTTGCCAATACGACACAAAGCGAATTCCGCGAGGCCGCGACACAATTGGCCGAAGTGGCGCAACCGGGGGTCCGCCTGTTGGGTGCGCTGAACCGCAACGCGGGCAATACCAGTCGTCGCTATTATGAAAGCGGCTATGCAGGCTATTACGGTGAAGAAAAGGCCTGA
- a CDS encoding FadR/GntR family transcriptional regulator: MSDRVYFALYSRISNGDYAINQRLPSENTLSGELGVSRPVLRIALEKLRSEGIIYSRQGAGNFVRAAASKPVGFARVETLADVQRCYEFRITIETAAAECAALRQNKAVLDEIEHALDMMRMATGSREHREDADFAFHMAITKGANNQYFEASMRALREHIYVGMRMHGESLMTDGAVALQAVLEEHAAIFDAISDRNGTLAANLMRTHLEHSRDRLFGGGLLDLRMKERPPGT, from the coding sequence TTGTCTGACAGGGTTTATTTCGCGCTTTATAGTCGCATATCGAACGGTGACTATGCGATCAACCAACGCTTGCCGTCGGAAAATACGCTGTCCGGCGAATTGGGGGTTTCGCGGCCTGTTCTGCGAATTGCACTTGAGAAGCTGCGCAGTGAAGGCATCATCTATTCGCGGCAAGGTGCTGGGAATTTTGTTCGTGCGGCGGCGTCCAAACCGGTTGGGTTTGCGCGGGTCGAAACACTGGCCGATGTGCAACGCTGCTACGAATTTCGCATCACGATTGAAACCGCCGCAGCAGAATGCGCCGCATTGCGTCAGAACAAGGCAGTGCTTGATGAAATAGAACATGCGCTGGATATGATGCGCATGGCGACCGGCAGCCGGGAACACCGCGAAGACGCAGATTTCGCCTTTCATATGGCAATTACCAAAGGCGCGAATAACCAGTATTTTGAAGCGTCAATGCGCGCCTTGCGCGAACATATTTATGTTGGAATGCGCATGCATGGCGAATCCCTTATGACGGATGGGGCGGTGGCACTTCAGGCAGTGCTGGAAGAACATGCTGCCATCTTTGATGCGATAAGCGACAGAAACGGCACCTTGGCCGCGAACCTGATGCGCACGCATCTGGAGCATTCCCGCGACCGCCTGTTTGGTGGGGGGCTGCTGGATCTAAGGATGAAAGAGCGCCCCCCCGGCACCTGA
- the pdxA gene encoding 4-hydroxythreonine-4-phosphate dehydrogenase PdxA → MNTTPIVITMGDPSGVGAEVTVKAMAALPEQQRARYAVIGDLPTLARAVDVCGLTLALSPFDQPTAMGALRVLHVDVPDLPGQFGVLSPACGEASFRYIETAVKLAMSGQAQGIVTAPINKEALNLAGHHYDGHTGMLAHLTNAGSSWMLLASPTLNVLHVSTHVSLKDAIGRATPERVRDTIRMGHRHLQRMGLENPRIAVAGINPHCGENGLFGREDDAQIAPGVAAARAEGINVAGPISADTVFHRANTGGFDLVIAQYHDQGHIPIKLIAFDTAVNVSLGLPLDRCSVDHGTAFDIAGSGRANHVNMLAALDYAGKLAVSGR, encoded by the coding sequence ATGAACACGACCCCCATTGTCATTACCATGGGTGATCCATCCGGAGTGGGCGCAGAAGTCACCGTAAAGGCAATGGCGGCGCTGCCCGAGCAGCAGCGCGCGCGTTATGCCGTTATCGGCGATTTGCCAACGCTGGCCCGCGCGGTAGATGTGTGCGGCCTGACACTTGCATTGTCGCCGTTCGACCAACCCACGGCTATGGGCGCGTTGCGCGTGCTTCATGTGGATGTGCCGGATTTGCCGGGGCAGTTCGGCGTCTTGTCCCCTGCCTGTGGCGAGGCATCATTTCGCTATATTGAAACCGCTGTGAAACTGGCCATGTCAGGGCAGGCGCAGGGCATTGTGACGGCCCCGATTAACAAGGAAGCGCTTAACCTTGCCGGTCATCACTATGACGGGCATACGGGCATGCTGGCCCATCTGACGAATGCGGGGTCCAGCTGGATGCTGTTGGCATCGCCCACGCTGAATGTGTTGCATGTGTCGACCCATGTATCCCTAAAGGATGCAATCGGGCGCGCCACACCCGAACGTGTCCGCGATACAATTCGCATGGGGCACCGTCATTTGCAGCGTATGGGGCTGGAAAACCCGCGGATCGCGGTTGCAGGCATCAATCCCCATTGTGGCGAAAATGGTCTGTTCGGCCGCGAGGATGATGCACAGATCGCGCCGGGTGTCGCCGCCGCGCGCGCCGAGGGGATCAACGTTGCCGGACCCATTTCCGCCGATACGGTATTTCACCGCGCCAATACTGGCGGGTTTGACCTTGTCATTGCACAATACCACGATCAGGGGCATATCCCGATCAAGCTGATTGCATTTGATACGGCCGTCAATGTGTCACTGGGCTTGCCGCTTGACCGCTGTTCAGTCGATCACGGAACGGCCTTCGATATAGCGGGCAGCGGGCGCGCAAATCATGTGAACATGCTGGCCGCGCTGGACTATGCAGGCAAGCTGGCGGTGTCGGGTCGCTAG
- a CDS encoding metallophosphoesterase, whose amino-acid sequence MSLLSLFQKKLGVRPIGAPADSAEIPVLDLEDGPVYAVGDTHGSLSLYKELENSILRDAAKFSGVATIVLLGDMIDRGPQTAALIDHLLRPAPAPLRRVCLRGNHEAMMLAYLNTPTANANWLDFGGAETLASYGISMDPDALRRSPERKLRQLLAAHIPDSHLSFLRRTLPGLHVGTYLLAHAGADARAPLTAQPWQALLWGSEGLIAPNDLTLVHGHVITPDPEIGARSIGIDTGAYATGRLTSLRLIAGQSPAVLTLKDGSEFKKLSQ is encoded by the coding sequence ATGAGTCTGTTGTCGCTATTTCAGAAGAAACTGGGTGTCCGGCCTATTGGCGCGCCTGCGGACAGCGCCGAGATACCGGTGCTGGATCTGGAAGATGGTCCTGTCTACGCTGTGGGCGACACACATGGCAGCCTGTCATTATATAAAGAACTGGAAAACTCTATCCTGCGCGACGCCGCTAAATTTTCCGGGGTTGCGACCATAGTTCTGCTGGGCGACATGATCGACAGAGGACCACAAACAGCCGCGTTGATCGACCACCTGCTGCGGCCCGCGCCAGCCCCGTTGCGCCGCGTTTGTTTGCGTGGAAACCACGAAGCCATGATGCTTGCATATCTGAACACGCCGACGGCCAATGCAAACTGGCTGGATTTTGGCGGGGCCGAGACACTGGCATCTTACGGCATCAGCATGGACCCGGACGCACTGCGCCGCAGCCCTGAACGCAAACTGCGCCAGCTACTGGCCGCGCATATTCCTGACAGCCATCTTTCATTCCTGCGCCGCACCCTACCCGGTTTGCATGTCGGCACTTATCTGCTGGCCCATGCTGGCGCCGATGCCCGCGCGCCCCTGACCGCGCAACCTTGGCAAGCCTTGCTTTGGGGCAGTGAGGGCCTGATCGCGCCCAATGACCTGACGCTTGTTCATGGGCACGTTATCACGCCCGACCCTGAAATCGGTGCAAGATCGATCGGCATTGACACAGGTGCTTATGCGACAGGCAGGTTGACCAGCTTGCGCTTGATCGCAGGCCAGTCACCTGCGGTTCTGACCCTCAAGGATGGGTCAGAGTTCAAGAAACTATCACAGTAA
- a CDS encoding UTP--glucose-1-phosphate uridylyltransferase produces the protein MTRITKAVFPVAGLGTRFLPATKAMPKELLPIIDKPIVQHAVEEAIAAGITELIFVTGRNKRAVGDHFDTNLELENQLAQAGKTEMRDMVRNIVPNGVSCIFIRQPAPLGLGHAVMCAAPAVGDVPFAVLLADDFMRGPVLPTQMLLDAHEATPGNFLSVGEVPIEDVHKFGIVKPGATRADGTVEVLKIVEKPRQQDAPSQIASYGRYVFEPEIFDILKGLAPGAGGEIQLADAIDILAAQGKVSALINTSRRYDCGSKRGYLHAIFDVAQEDPHYRDFMLDLMRRALKDAES, from the coding sequence ATGACACGGATCACCAAAGCCGTTTTCCCCGTAGCTGGCTTGGGGACACGGTTCCTGCCCGCCACCAAGGCGATGCCAAAAGAACTGCTGCCAATCATAGACAAACCGATCGTGCAACATGCCGTAGAAGAAGCGATTGCGGCGGGAATTACCGAGCTTATCTTTGTCACCGGGCGCAACAAGCGCGCCGTTGGGGACCATTTTGACACGAACCTTGAACTGGAAAACCAGCTGGCGCAGGCTGGCAAAACAGAAATGCGTGACATGGTGCGAAATATCGTGCCCAATGGCGTATCATGCATCTTCATTCGTCAACCTGCCCCCCTTGGCCTAGGGCATGCCGTCATGTGCGCGGCCCCCGCCGTCGGCGATGTCCCGTTTGCAGTGCTTCTGGCCGATGATTTCATGCGCGGCCCGGTCCTGCCAACCCAAATGCTGCTGGACGCACATGAAGCCACGCCCGGCAATTTCCTTTCGGTTGGCGAAGTCCCGATCGAAGATGTCCATAAATTCGGGATCGTGAAGCCCGGTGCCACACGCGCTGACGGGACGGTTGAGGTTCTGAAAATCGTGGAAAAGCCGCGACAGCAGGACGCACCATCGCAGATTGCATCCTATGGGCGCTATGTATTCGAGCCAGAGATTTTCGATATTCTGAAGGGTCTGGCACCCGGTGCAGGCGGCGAAATCCAGTTGGCAGATGCAATCGACATTCTGGCAGCACAAGGCAAGGTTTCGGCACTCATCAATACCTCGCGCCGCTATGATTGCGGATCAAAGCGTGGGTATCTGCATGCAATTTTCGACGTCGCGCAGGAAGACCCACACTACCGCGACTTCATGCTGGACCTGATGCGGCGCGCGCTGAAAGATGCAGAAAGCTAA
- a CDS encoding O-antigen ligase encodes MRYARMNSLTGRLLVFLVILSAIPVASNRPAWWLLAAFLVALGALGYLLRAQYLMGAQRRLQVIQMRGFILLALVVPLYAVLQALPLATLLPAGLTSLPAIVPAEIWPTSISVSRDASLLGAIRAMGFILFLILVFEIGTQPVRSRGLLMLLMLGILLHAIFGMVALRVLDDFALWGTKEAYRGVLTGTFINRNSIATFLGFGLVLALALTLERGHRASLAEKDRGHATLLTPQRLEIMALWAAILVLALAILLTESRMGAFATAVGGFVTFLVLRIRFGTAVIRIITEAAIVLVVAGVVLLSSAGSGVTERALFTVLQTADRMAIYDVVLRMIAERPLTGFGYDAFPAAFQLYRDEGLISHLYFDMAHNTYLTLWVEQGLLVGSVPILLLLWAVVLIAGRFRKGEGDPAVLAGALGVICVAAVHSLADFSLEIPANVYCFLFIVGLAIAPARNVLSATPASITASDPAK; translated from the coding sequence ATGCGCTATGCGCGGATGAATTCGCTGACAGGGCGCTTGCTGGTGTTTCTGGTGATCCTGAGCGCCATCCCTGTCGCGTCCAACCGTCCTGCATGGTGGCTTTTGGCGGCGTTTTTGGTTGCTTTGGGCGCGTTGGGGTATCTGTTGCGCGCGCAATACCTGATGGGTGCGCAGCGGCGTTTGCAGGTAATACAGATGCGCGGGTTCATTCTGCTTGCGCTGGTGGTGCCACTTTATGCGGTGCTGCAAGCGCTGCCTCTGGCGACGCTTCTGCCCGCTGGGCTGACAAGCTTGCCCGCCATCGTGCCTGCGGAAATCTGGCCCACCAGCATTTCGGTTTCGCGGGATGCATCGCTGCTTGGGGCGATCCGCGCGATGGGGTTTATCCTGTTTCTGATCCTTGTGTTCGAGATCGGAACCCAGCCTGTCCGGTCGCGGGGGCTGTTGATGCTGCTGATGCTGGGTATTTTGCTTCACGCAATATTCGGGATGGTCGCGCTGCGGGTGCTGGATGATTTCGCCCTATGGGGCACAAAGGAAGCATATCGTGGCGTTTTGACGGGCACGTTTATCAACCGCAATTCCATCGCAACATTTCTGGGCTTCGGTCTGGTCCTTGCACTGGCGCTGACGCTGGAGCGCGGGCATCGCGCGTCCCTGGCCGAAAAAGACCGCGGCCACGCAACCCTGCTAACCCCCCAGCGCCTTGAGATCATGGCCCTGTGGGCAGCTATTCTGGTGCTGGCTTTGGCAATCCTGCTGACCGAATCGCGCATGGGCGCTTTCGCAACAGCCGTTGGCGGGTTTGTAACCTTTCTGGTGCTGCGCATCCGCTTTGGCACGGCAGTCATTCGGATTATCACGGAAGCTGCGATTGTGCTTGTCGTGGCAGGGGTTGTCTTGCTGTCATCGGCTGGCAGCGGTGTGACCGAACGGGCTTTGTTCACGGTTTTGCAAACCGCGGACCGCATGGCGATTTACGATGTCGTTCTACGCATGATCGCAGAGCGGCCGCTTACGGGGTTTGGCTATGATGCATTCCCTGCCGCATTCCAGCTTTACCGTGACGAAGGGCTTATCTCACACTTGTATTTCGACATGGCGCATAACACCTATCTGACCCTTTGGGTAGAACAGGGCCTGTTGGTGGGGTCGGTGCCGATACTGTTGTTGCTGTGGGCTGTCGTCCTGATCGCAGGCAGGTTTCGCAAGGGCGAAGGCGATCCCGCCGTGCTGGCCGGTGCATTGGGTGTCATCTGCGTGGCAGCAGTGCATTCGCTGGCTGATTTCAGCCTTGAAATCCCCGCAAATGTCTATTGCTTTTTGTTCATTGTTGGACTGGCAATAGCCCCTGCGCGCAATGTGTTGTCCGCAACACCCGCAAGCATCACGGCAAGTGATCCGGCTAAATGA
- a CDS encoding dihydrodipicolinate synthase family protein — protein sequence MKRNAHVALVTCFHDDESINYDATRAQARRQVAAGNDLMVCGTNGDFSALTQAEKIRLIEEVADEVSGRVKIIANIGCPSTYETLQIARAVDGLHLHGVAVITPYFIACTQDGLERHFTSIADAVTTPVYLYDIPARTQNHIEPETARRLAGHPNIAGIKDSGGSPDTVLEYLEVARDVPGFDVYCAPDHLVLWGLEQGCAGVVSGLGNVAPDVLAAIVAGFNSGDLDAARRAQDNFAGLRKDLYALGFPPALVKRALYMNDPSVGLSRQPALLPDPQQDKAIVAILQARGLRP from the coding sequence ATGAAACGCAACGCCCATGTTGCCCTTGTGACCTGCTTTCATGACGATGAAAGCATCAACTATGATGCCACACGCGCGCAGGCACGCCGTCAGGTTGCGGCAGGAAATGACCTGATGGTTTGCGGGACGAACGGCGATTTCAGCGCCTTGACCCAGGCCGAAAAGATTCGTCTGATCGAAGAAGTGGCGGATGAGGTGTCGGGCCGTGTGAAGATCATCGCCAATATCGGCTGCCCGTCAACGTATGAAACCTTGCAGATCGCGCGGGCCGTGGATGGATTGCACCTGCACGGGGTGGCCGTGATCACCCCCTATTTCATTGCCTGCACACAGGACGGGCTGGAGCGTCATTTCACATCCATCGCGGATGCTGTGACAACCCCTGTTTACCTGTATGACATACCGGCCCGCACCCAGAACCATATTGAACCGGAAACTGCGCGGCGGCTGGCCGGTCACCCGAATATTGCCGGAATAAAGGATTCCGGTGGATCACCGGATACGGTGCTGGAATATCTGGAGGTGGCCCGCGACGTTCCCGGGTTTGATGTGTATTGCGCCCCCGATCATCTGGTTCTGTGGGGGTTGGAGCAGGGCTGCGCCGGGGTTGTGTCGGGGCTGGGCAATGTCGCACCTGATGTGTTGGCGGCCATCGTTGCGGGCTTTAATTCCGGCGATCTGGATGCGGCACGCCGCGCGCAGGACAATTTCGCAGGTTTGCGTAAGGATCTGTATGCGCTGGGGTTCCCGCCTGCGCTGGTCAAACGTGCGTTGTATATGAATGACCCGTCGGTAGGTTTGTCACGCCAGCCAGCCCTGTTGCCCGACCCGCAACAGGACAAGGCTATTGTCGCGATATTGCAGGCACGCGGGTTGCGGCCATGA
- a CDS encoding phosphoglycerate dehydrogenase, which translates to MTVIVTTSPGFGKHGSVPGIIAEKGWTLIRCTDPDLHDGGVSRHIREADYLVVGLTPVTTDTLVGASRLKAVLKHGVGTDNIDIPACNARGLPVCNTPAANADAVAELALGLMFSLARFIPQGHGSVISGGWNRRVGSQLGNKVLGIVGLGNIGKRLAVMARGLGMRVVATDPFADMDFAREHAITVVDLPALLGQSDYVSLHVFGGPDTAALINAVTLAQMKPGARLINLARGEVVDLDAVAAALESGQLGGVALDAFVSEPPDVSHPVFSHPNAVFTPHSGADTQEAAENVGLMVLQDIATLEQGHLPDRCLNATALHAGDS; encoded by the coding sequence ATGACAGTCATTGTCACCACATCACCGGGTTTTGGCAAACATGGCAGCGTGCCGGGCATAATCGCGGAAAAAGGCTGGACGCTTATTCGCTGCACGGACCCCGACCTGCACGATGGCGGGGTATCGCGGCATATAAGGGAAGCGGATTATCTGGTTGTCGGGCTGACGCCGGTGACAACGGACACGCTTGTCGGCGCATCGCGGTTGAAAGCGGTTCTCAAGCACGGCGTGGGGACAGACAATATCGACATTCCCGCCTGTAATGCGCGGGGGCTGCCAGTGTGCAACACGCCTGCCGCCAATGCCGATGCAGTGGCGGAACTGGCCCTTGGGTTGATGTTTTCGCTGGCGCGTTTCATCCCGCAGGGTCATGGGTCGGTCATATCAGGGGGCTGGAACCGGCGGGTCGGCAGCCAGTTGGGAAACAAGGTTCTGGGCATTGTCGGCTTGGGAAATATTGGCAAGCGGCTGGCTGTGATGGCGCGCGGGCTGGGTATGCGTGTTGTGGCAACTGACCCTTTTGCCGACATGGATTTCGCGCGCGAACACGCGATCACTGTGGTGGACCTGCCCGCGCTGTTAGGGCAGTCCGACTATGTATCGCTGCATGTATTCGGTGGCCCTGACACCGCGGCCCTTATCAATGCAGTGACACTTGCGCAGATGAAACCGGGGGCGCGGCTTATCAACCTTGCGCGCGGCGAAGTGGTTGATCTGGATGCGGTTGCCGCCGCGCTGGAGTCCGGCCAGTTGGGGGGCGTTGCGCTGGACGCCTTCGTAAGCGAACCCCCGGATGTCAGCCATCCGGTTTTTTCGCACCCCAACGCTGTATTCACCCCGCATTCGGGCGCCGACACGCAAGAGGCTGCTGAAAATGTCGGGCTGATGGTGCTGCAAGATATTGCTACGCTGGAACAAGGCCATTTGCCGGACCGCTGCCTGAATGCCACAGCCCTGCACGCAGGTGATTCATGA